Proteins found in one Bremerella volcania genomic segment:
- a CDS encoding sigma-54-dependent transcriptional regulator, whose product MTQDAQTQPQSDTLDVQPDQFRVLVVDNDKAHAMTMAESLERIGFVCTVATSGPEGAEKILAEPFEIVVTDLVMNDIDGMGILQLTKENRPNCEVIVVTGHATVSTAVEAMQNEALNFLEKPLTPDKLRAAALKAAQTIQLKRQNSELMRRLDEKFGFEGLIYSSNKMRQVVQRLQRIAPTDASVLILGETGTGKEVVAQAIHQNSPRKKKPFVPLNCAELSEHLLESELFGHAKGAYTDAASERIGRLEYANGGTLFLDEIGDMPMATQVKLLRVLESGEITRVGENKPIRINVRLLSATNADLETAIAAGTFRSDLYHRLRIVTVQLPPLRDRPDDILPLFDHFLKVFSKKHDKKVRGIDRTVFQRCLDYDWPGNVRQLRNFAESMVVLDLDGTIGLDDLPPELIQEGDDLVPPIDPKPAVSTNGEMPNMVGQSISDVEKWLIGETLKATSGNREEAAKMLGIGERTLYRKIKEYGLRGD is encoded by the coding sequence ATGACGCAAGACGCCCAAACCCAGCCACAATCCGATACGCTCGATGTCCAGCCGGACCAGTTCCGGGTACTAGTCGTCGACAATGACAAGGCCCACGCCATGACCATGGCCGAGAGCCTGGAACGGATCGGGTTTGTCTGCACCGTGGCCACCAGCGGGCCGGAGGGGGCCGAGAAGATCCTGGCCGAGCCTTTCGAGATCGTCGTGACCGACCTGGTCATGAACGACATCGACGGTATGGGCATCTTGCAACTCACCAAAGAGAACCGCCCCAACTGCGAGGTGATCGTCGTCACCGGGCACGCGACCGTTTCGACCGCCGTCGAAGCGATGCAGAACGAGGCGCTCAACTTCCTGGAGAAGCCCCTCACGCCGGATAAGCTTCGTGCCGCCGCGCTCAAGGCGGCTCAGACGATTCAGCTTAAACGGCAGAACTCGGAATTGATGCGGCGGCTGGACGAGAAGTTCGGCTTCGAAGGGCTCATCTATTCCAGCAACAAAATGCGGCAGGTCGTGCAGCGATTGCAGCGCATCGCCCCGACCGACGCCAGCGTGTTGATCCTCGGCGAGACCGGCACCGGGAAGGAAGTCGTCGCCCAGGCCATCCATCAGAACAGCCCCCGCAAGAAGAAGCCGTTCGTGCCGCTGAACTGCGCCGAGCTGAGCGAGCACCTGCTGGAAAGCGAACTGTTCGGTCACGCCAAAGGGGCGTACACCGACGCGGCCAGCGAACGTATCGGCCGCCTGGAGTATGCCAATGGCGGCACGTTGTTTCTGGACGAAATCGGCGACATGCCGATGGCCACCCAGGTGAAGCTATTGCGGGTACTGGAATCAGGCGAGATTACCCGCGTCGGCGAGAACAAGCCGATCCGCATCAACGTGCGGCTGCTCTCGGCGACCAACGCCGACCTGGAAACGGCCATCGCGGCCGGGACGTTCCGCTCGGACCTGTACCATCGCCTGCGGATCGTGACGGTTCAGCTTCCGCCGCTACGGGATCGCCCCGACGACATCCTGCCGCTGTTCGATCACTTCCTGAAAGTCTTTTCCAAGAAGCACGACAAGAAGGTGCGGGGGATCGACCGAACGGTGTTTCAGCGCTGTTTGGATTACGACTGGCCTGGCAACGTTCGGCAGCTGCGGAATTTCGCCGAGAGCATGGTCGTGCTCGATCTGGATGGAACGATCGGCCTGGATGACTTGCCGCCGGAGTTGATTCAGGAAGGGGACGACCTGGTTCCACCGATCGATCCCAAGCCGGCCGTTTCCACCAATGGCGAAATGCCCAACATGGTTGGCCAGTCGATCAGCGACGTCGAGAAGTGGTTGATTGGCGAAACGCTGAAAGCGACCAGCGGCAATCGCGAAGAAGCGGCCAAGATGCTGGGAATTGGTGAGCGGACCCTCTATCGCAAAATCAAAGAATACGGATTACGCGGCGACTGA
- a CDS encoding two-component system sensor histidine kinase NtrB — MDHHSSSHDSREKSRDQYLVDQYNEIARLAGSLAHEIKTPLSVIRMNMELLAEDLDDPQTPQQRRAKQKIETVQEQCERLQGLLNDFLRFARIRDLNLLPGSLNEQIERVLNFVEPQAQRQGVEIIRYLDSELPSIDLDSELLYSALLNLVVNAIQAMPDGGSLMVQTREFRSGVLLRLVDTGCGMSDTTALRMFDPFYSTKEGGSGLGLPLAKKIIEAHHAIIDVQSELGRGTQFTLEFPLPKRIGSKKSNSSEEESAESDG, encoded by the coding sequence ATGGATCATCATTCCTCATCGCATGACTCGCGCGAAAAATCGCGCGATCAGTACCTGGTCGACCAGTACAACGAGATCGCCCGCCTGGCCGGGTCGCTGGCGCACGAGATCAAGACGCCGTTGTCGGTCATTCGGATGAATATGGAACTGCTGGCCGAGGATCTCGACGATCCGCAGACGCCTCAGCAGCGGCGGGCCAAGCAGAAGATCGAGACGGTGCAGGAGCAATGCGAGCGGCTGCAAGGGCTGCTGAATGACTTTCTGCGGTTTGCCCGGATCCGGGATTTGAACTTACTGCCGGGCAGCCTGAACGAGCAGATCGAGCGGGTACTCAACTTCGTCGAACCCCAGGCCCAGCGGCAAGGGGTCGAGATCATTCGCTACCTCGATTCTGAGCTTCCCAGCATCGACCTCGATTCCGAGCTTCTCTATTCGGCCCTCTTGAACCTGGTGGTCAACGCGATTCAGGCCATGCCGGACGGAGGTTCGCTGATGGTGCAAACCCGTGAGTTTCGCAGTGGGGTGCTGTTGCGGCTGGTCGATACCGGCTGCGGGATGAGCGATACGACGGCCTTGCGGATGTTCGATCCGTTCTATTCGACCAAGGAGGGGGGCTCGGGTCTCGGATTGCCGCTGGCCAAGAAGATTATCGAAGCCCACCATGCGATCATAGACGTGCAAAGCGAACTGGGTCGCGGAACGCAGTTTACGCTCGAATTTCCCCTGCCTAAGCGAATTGGCAGCAAGAAGTCAAATTCGTCTGAAGAGGAGTCAGCTGAATCGGACGGCTGA